The following coding sequences lie in one Spinacia oleracea cultivar Varoflay chromosome 1, BTI_SOV_V1, whole genome shotgun sequence genomic window:
- the LOC130459100 gene encoding protein SEH1-like isoform X1, translating to MEKTVATLEKGTVCSAWNYSAQRLAIGSINGLLTIFDSPDPASSSPFSPSSSFQVHEGSIVKVAWVPPEYGDAIACILDDGTLSLWEEVTGEGQSLQWKICTKFQNKSARVLDIQFGGSSTCLKLVVAYSDGYAKVYELQNPLELNTWQLQAEFQNVIDSVSKFAKASCLSSSISWIPQIGESQQLSFVLGFNSDIPQLNSSKVLLSPISFAEYSNFSFSFSFTCPYSIGSYVVLGLLAYI from the exons ATGGAGAAAACGGTGGCGACATTGGAGAAAGGAACAGTATGCTCAGCTTGGAATTACAGCGCTCAAAGATTAGCTATTGGTTCAATCAATGGTCTTCTCACCATCTTCGATTCTCCTGACCCTGCTTCCTCTTCTCCCTTCTCTCCTTCTTCCTCTTTTCAG GTGCATGAGGGTAGCATTGTGAAGGTGGCATGGGTTCCTCCAGAGTATGGAGATGCCATCGCGTGTATTTTGGATGATGGGACGTTATCATTATGGGAAGAAGTTACAGGAG AGGGGCAATCACTTCAGTGGAAGATCTGTACCAAGTTTCAGAATAAAAGTGCCCGTGTATTAGATATTCAATTTGGAGGATCCTCTACTTGTTTGAAGTTG GTTGTTGCATATTCAGATGGGTATGCCAAAGTCTATGAGCTCCAAAATCCTTTGGAACTGAACACTTGGCAACTTCAG GCCGAGTTCCAGAATGTCATTGACTCTGTATCTAAATTTGCGAAAGCTTCATGCTTATCATCATCCATTTCATGGATTCCACAAATAGGTGAAAGCCAGCAATTGAGCTTCGTTCTGGGATTCAATTCAGATATACCACAACTCAATTCTTCCAAGGTATTGTTGAGTCCAATAAGTTTTGCTGAGTATTCtaacttttctttttctttttcgttCACATGCCCTTATAGCATTGGTAGTTATGTTGTTCTAGGCCTTCTAGCGTATATATAG
- the LOC130459100 gene encoding protein SEH1-like isoform X2 encodes MEKTVATLEKGTVCSAWNYSAQRLAIGSINGLLTIFDSPDPASSSPFSPSSSFQVHEGSIVKVAWVPPEYGDAIACILDDGTLSLWEEVTGEGQSLQWKICTKFQNKSARVLDIQFGGSSTCLKLVVAYSDGYAKVYELQNPLELNTWQLQAEFQNVIDSVSKFAKASCLSSSISWIPQIGESQQLSFVLGFNSDIPQLNSSKVYTPRIAPYARNLMWFVSNGLSFLPTSIYYWL; translated from the exons ATGGAGAAAACGGTGGCGACATTGGAGAAAGGAACAGTATGCTCAGCTTGGAATTACAGCGCTCAAAGATTAGCTATTGGTTCAATCAATGGTCTTCTCACCATCTTCGATTCTCCTGACCCTGCTTCCTCTTCTCCCTTCTCTCCTTCTTCCTCTTTTCAG GTGCATGAGGGTAGCATTGTGAAGGTGGCATGGGTTCCTCCAGAGTATGGAGATGCCATCGCGTGTATTTTGGATGATGGGACGTTATCATTATGGGAAGAAGTTACAGGAG AGGGGCAATCACTTCAGTGGAAGATCTGTACCAAGTTTCAGAATAAAAGTGCCCGTGTATTAGATATTCAATTTGGAGGATCCTCTACTTGTTTGAAGTTG GTTGTTGCATATTCAGATGGGTATGCCAAAGTCTATGAGCTCCAAAATCCTTTGGAACTGAACACTTGGCAACTTCAG GCCGAGTTCCAGAATGTCATTGACTCTGTATCTAAATTTGCGAAAGCTTCATGCTTATCATCATCCATTTCATGGATTCCACAAATAGGTGAAAGCCAGCAATTGAGCTTCGTTCTGGGATTCAATTCAGATATACCACAACTCAATTCTTCCAAG gtctacactccgaggattgcgccttatgcgaggaatttgatgtggttcgtgagcaatgggctaagttttttaccaacaagtatttattattggctttag
- the LOC130465725 gene encoding protein SEH1-like, whose amino-acid sequence MEKTVATLEKGTVCSAWNYSAQRLATGSINGLLTIFDSPDPASSSLFSPSSSFQVHEGSIVKVAWVPPEYGDAIACILDDGTLSLWEEVTGEGQSLQWKICTKFQNKSARVLDIQFGGSSTCLKLVVAYSDGYAKVYELQNPLELNTWQLQAEFQNVIDSVSKFAKASCLSASISWIPQIGESQQLSFVLGFNSDIPQLNSSKVYTPRIAPYARNLMWFVSNGLSFLPTSIYYWL is encoded by the exons ATGGAGAAAACGGTGGCGACATTGGAGAAAGGAACAGTATGCTCAGCTTGGAATTACAGCGCTCAAAGATTAGCTACTGGTTCAATCAATGGTCTTCTCACCATCTTCGATTCTCCTGATCCTGCTTCCTCTTCTCTCTTCTCTCCTTCTTCCTCTTTTCAG GTGCATGAGGGTAGCATTGTGAAGGTGGCATGGGTTCCTCCAGAGTATGGAGATGCCATCGCGTGTATTTTGGATGATGGGACGTTATCATTATGGGAAGAAGTTACAGGAG AGGGGCAATCACTTCAGTGGAAGATCTGTACCAAGTTTCAGAATAAAAGTGCCCGTGTATTAGATATTCAATTTGGAGGATCCTCTACTTGTTTGAAGTTG GTTGTTGCATATTCAGATGGGTATGCCAAAGTCTATGAGCTCCAAAATCCTTTGGAACTGAACACTTGGCAACTTCAG GCCGAGTTCCAGAATGTCATTGACTCTGTATCTAAATTTGCGAAAGCTTCATGCTTATCAGCATCCATTTCATGGATTCCACAAATAGGTGAAAGCCAGCAATTGAGCTTCGTTCTGGGATTCAATTCAGATATACCACAACTCAATTCTTCCAAG gtctacactccgaggattgcgccttatgcgaggaatttgatgtggttcgtgagcaatgggctaagttttttaccaacaagtatttattattggctttag